Proteins encoded in a region of the Cytobacillus luteolus genome:
- a CDS encoding DMT family transporter has product MKLYGALILLSLIWGLSFVFIETLISTAGVWGTVFLRCIAGVLILLPVLLVKIKKKEVQRPLPWKALVTVGVVNAGLPWGLIALSQTNITSNTAAVLNALTPILTGLMGFFVFAIILTKMQWIGIGLGFIGILILMNFNVNELFSSQFIGIGTMLLAATCYGFATQFTRKYLKQTHVVVTSTFSLLVGACVGLIGVIITDPAAFGRIIDTADFVFIGSVIGLGCLGSGIAYLLYYYLINDGGAEFASTVTYLIPLTALLWGNVLLGEPITSNLLLGLATIFLGVYLANKKSKVKQRSSHAL; this is encoded by the coding sequence ATGAAACTATATGGTGCACTAATTCTACTAAGTTTAATATGGGGCTTATCATTTGTATTTATAGAGACCTTAATAAGTACGGCAGGTGTATGGGGTACAGTATTTTTGCGCTGTATAGCAGGTGTACTGATTTTATTACCCGTTTTATTAGTTAAAATAAAAAAGAAGGAAGTACAAAGACCTCTTCCTTGGAAAGCACTAGTAACAGTGGGTGTTGTTAATGCGGGTTTGCCATGGGGACTTATTGCTTTGAGTCAAACGAATATTACAAGTAATACGGCAGCTGTTTTAAATGCACTGACTCCGATACTGACTGGCTTAATGGGATTTTTTGTGTTTGCTATTATACTCACTAAAATGCAATGGATCGGAATTGGACTGGGATTTATAGGCATCTTAATTCTTATGAATTTTAATGTGAACGAGTTGTTTTCCAGTCAGTTTATTGGAATCGGAACAATGCTACTTGCAGCAACCTGTTATGGATTTGCCACCCAATTTACGAGGAAATACCTAAAACAGACACATGTGGTTGTCACTTCTACATTCTCTCTTCTAGTGGGGGCGTGTGTCGGGTTAATCGGTGTAATTATTACAGATCCAGCAGCATTTGGGCGAATAATAGATACTGCAGATTTCGTCTTTATCGGATCGGTCATCGGACTAGGATGTTTAGGATCAGGTATTGCTTACTTACTTTATTATTACTTAATCAATGATGGAGGAGCTGAGTTTGCCAGTACTGTCACCTACTTAATCCCACTTACAGCACTATTATGGGGAAATGTATTACTTGGCGAACCCATTACAAGTAACTTGCTGCTAGGATTGGCAACCATCTTCTTGGGAGTGTACCTGGCGAATAAAAAGTCAAAAGTAAAACAAAGAAGCTCACATGCTCTATAA